From Roseburia hominis, the proteins below share one genomic window:
- a CDS encoding potassium transporter TrkG: protein MMKKRKNIRFSTVQLMAAGFMGLIFLGGVLLWLPISNTRPIAFVDALFTAATAVCVTGLVTVTPAVQFTLFGKIVLLILIQIGGLGIIACVTAFFLIMRKRISLKERIIIQESYSMESLSGMVAMVIRILKGTFAVEAAGAILYAIQFIPEFGVAKGIWYAIFHAVSAFCNAGVDILGNSSFIRYAGNPLICVTTMLLIVLSGLGFPVWQDLVQNIRLVWKKNLKAERAWGKLRLHTKIVLVMTLILIMSGALGFLVMEYSNPDTIGAMPFWKKGLNAFFHSISTRTAGFATVPQGALESETMFTTCILMFIGGSPGGTAGGVKTTTIAMLCLACMTFIRGGEDTECFGRRIEMKQIRTGMCIVLFSFAVLLLGTTVVASLEGEVSFIRVLYETTSAIGTVGLTADLTPQLCMASKVVIMLLMYLGRIGPITLALAFGVKKNQRDKIRRLPSEGIMVG, encoded by the coding sequence ATGATGAAGAAAAGGAAGAATATCAGATTTAGTACCGTGCAGCTCATGGCGGCAGGGTTTATGGGACTCATCTTTCTGGGCGGCGTGCTCTTGTGGCTGCCCATATCGAATACCCGCCCGATTGCCTTTGTAGACGCATTATTTACGGCTGCGACGGCCGTGTGCGTGACAGGTCTTGTGACGGTGACTCCGGCGGTACAGTTCACCCTGTTTGGGAAAATCGTGCTGCTGATCCTGATTCAAATAGGTGGATTGGGAATTATTGCCTGTGTAACCGCATTTTTCCTGATCATGAGAAAGCGGATTTCCCTGAAGGAGAGGATAATCATACAGGAAAGTTACAGCATGGAGTCCTTGTCGGGAATGGTCGCCATGGTGATAAGGATCTTAAAGGGAACGTTTGCGGTGGAAGCGGCGGGAGCTATCCTTTACGCGATTCAGTTCATACCGGAATTCGGGGTGGCAAAGGGAATATGGTACGCCATCTTTCATGCCGTCTCTGCGTTTTGCAATGCGGGGGTGGATATTCTGGGGAATTCCAGTTTTATTCGCTATGCCGGGAATCCTCTGATCTGTGTGACAACAATGCTGCTGATCGTACTCAGCGGACTGGGTTTTCCTGTCTGGCAGGATTTGGTGCAGAATATTCGTCTGGTGTGGAAAAAGAATCTGAAAGCAGAACGTGCCTGGGGAAAACTTCGTTTACATACGAAAATAGTGTTGGTCATGACCCTTATCTTGATCATGAGCGGAGCGCTCGGCTTTTTGGTAATGGAATATTCCAATCCGGATACAATAGGAGCGATGCCCTTCTGGAAGAAAGGGTTGAATGCCTTCTTTCATTCTATTTCCACCAGAACAGCCGGCTTTGCGACGGTGCCGCAGGGAGCTCTGGAGTCAGAGACGATGTTTACGACTTGTATTCTGATGTTCATCGGAGGTTCTCCGGGAGGAACGGCAGGAGGCGTAAAGACGACGACCATTGCCATGCTGTGTCTGGCGTGCATGACATTTATTCGTGGCGGCGAGGATACGGAGTGTTTTGGACGCCGGATTGAGATGAAACAGATCCGGACCGGAATGTGTATTGTACTTTTTTCATTTGCGGTATTGCTTCTGGGAACGACGGTCGTCGCTTCGCTGGAAGGCGAAGTGTCGTTTATTCGTGTTTTGTATGAGACAACGTCGGCCATCGGAACGGTAGGACTTACGGCGGATCTGACGCCGCAGCTCTGTATGGCCAGTAAGGTAGTGATCATGCTGCTGATGTATCTGGGAAGAATTGGCCCGATCACGCTGGCACTTGCGTTTGGCGTGAAGAAGAACCAGCGGGATAAGATACGCAGACTGCCGTCAGAAGGAATTATGGTTGGATAA
- a CDS encoding response regulator transcription factor encodes MSKILIVEDEEAIADLEKDYLELSGFEVEVANDGTTGLDRAMNGEFNLVILDLMLPGVDGFEICRKVREEKNTPIIMVSAKKDDIDKIRGLGLGADDYMTKPFSPSELVARVKAHLARYERLIGSAANENKIIEIRGLKIDTTARRVWVNGEERNFTTKEFDLLTFLAGHPNHVYTKDELFSEIWDMESIGDIATVTVHIKKIREKIEYDTSNPQYIETIWGVGYRFKV; translated from the coding sequence ATGAGTAAGATATTGATTGTAGAAGATGAAGAGGCGATTGCGGATCTGGAGAAGGATTATCTGGAGCTGAGCGGTTTTGAAGTGGAGGTGGCAAATGACGGCACCACAGGACTTGACCGGGCGATGAACGGGGAATTCAATCTGGTGATTCTGGATCTGATGCTGCCGGGTGTAGATGGATTCGAGATCTGCCGCAAGGTGCGCGAGGAGAAGAACACTCCGATCATTATGGTGTCTGCAAAGAAGGACGACATCGACAAGATACGGGGACTCGGGCTTGGCGCAGATGATTATATGACAAAACCATTTAGTCCAAGTGAGCTGGTAGCGCGTGTGAAAGCACATCTGGCAAGGTATGAGCGGCTGATCGGAAGCGCGGCCAACGAGAACAAGATCATCGAGATTCGAGGCCTGAAGATCGATACTACGGCGCGAAGAGTATGGGTGAACGGAGAGGAAAGGAATTTTACTACGAAGGAATTCGATCTGCTCACATTCCTGGCGGGACACCCGAATCATGTGTATACGAAAGATGAATTGTTCAGCGAGATCTGGGATATGGAATCCATCGGGGATATTGCGACGGTGACGGTCCATATTAAGAAGATCCGGGAGAAGATTGAGTATGATACCTCAAATCCGCAGTATATAGAGACGATTTGGGGAGTGGGGTATCGCTTTAAGGTGTAA
- a CDS encoding HAMP domain-containing sensor histidine kinase, with protein MKIRTRLVVAFVTVITIPVILTALLTWGIAQYQIGVIEKTYGSTGTEYKSFSHSLQVLGQMPEVRNFMFHTGISIVMILMLTAMLMVLWIYGGIISPVAKLQEAARNVKEGNLDFELKPEKDDEMGQLIQTFEEMRQRLRDNAEEKLRSDRESKELISNISHDLKTPITAIKGYVEGIRDGVADTPEKMEKYIGIIYNKANEMDLLINELTLYSKIDTNRIPYNFAPLSVNAYFDDCAEDLEMELNSKNVEFGYFNYVEGDDKIIADPEQLKRVINNIISNSLKYMEREHGLINLRVKDVGDFIQVELEDNGKGIAAKDLPNIFDRFYRTDASRNSSKGGSGIGLSIVKKIIEDHGGKIWATSREGTGTVMYFVIRKYQEVPIYE; from the coding sequence ATGAAAATACGAACCAGACTGGTAGTTGCATTTGTGACGGTCATTACGATTCCGGTCATACTGACGGCGCTGCTTACCTGGGGGATTGCTCAGTATCAGATTGGGGTGATCGAGAAGACCTATGGCAGCACCGGTACGGAATATAAGAGTTTTTCTCATTCTCTGCAAGTGTTGGGCCAGATGCCGGAAGTCAGAAATTTTATGTTTCATACGGGAATCTCCATCGTTATGATTCTGATGCTGACAGCCATGCTTATGGTTTTATGGATTTACGGAGGAATCATAAGCCCTGTTGCGAAGCTCCAGGAGGCGGCCCGCAATGTAAAAGAGGGGAATCTGGACTTTGAATTGAAACCGGAGAAGGACGATGAGATGGGACAGCTCATTCAGACCTTTGAGGAAATGCGCCAAAGGCTCAGAGATAATGCGGAGGAGAAGCTCAGGAGCGACAGGGAGAGTAAGGAGCTGATCAGCAATATTTCTCATGATCTTAAGACTCCGATCACGGCCATCAAGGGGTATGTGGAAGGAATCAGGGACGGCGTGGCGGATACGCCGGAAAAGATGGAAAAATATATCGGAATCATTTATAATAAAGCTAATGAGATGGATCTGCTCATTAATGAGCTGACTTTATATTCCAAGATCGATACGAACCGGATTCCTTATAATTTTGCGCCTCTTTCCGTCAATGCATATTTTGACGACTGTGCAGAGGATTTGGAGATGGAACTGAATTCCAAGAATGTGGAATTTGGATATTTTAACTATGTGGAGGGTGATGATAAGATTATTGCGGACCCGGAGCAGCTTAAGCGGGTTATCAATAATATTATCAGCAATTCCCTGAAATACATGGAGCGGGAGCACGGACTGATCAACCTGCGGGTGAAGGATGTGGGAGATTTTATTCAGGTAGAGCTGGAAGACAATGGTAAGGGGATTGCCGCGAAAGATTTGCCGAATATTTTCGACCGTTTTTATCGCACAGATGCGTCGCGCAATTCTTCTAAGGGGGGCAGCGGCATCGGACTTTCTATCGTGAAGAAGATTATCGAGGATCATGGCGGCAAGATTTGGGCTACCAGCCGGGAGGGAACCGGGACGGTCATGTATTTTGTGATTAGAAAATACCAGGAGGTACCAATTTATGAGTAA
- the metK gene encoding methionine adenosyltransferase: MERLLFTSESVTEGHPDKMCDQISDAILDALMEQDPMSRVACETCTTTGLVMVMGEITTSAYVDIQKIVRDTVREIGYTRGKFGFDADNCGVITAIDEQSTDIAMGVDKALEAKEHKMSEDELEAIGAGDQGMMFGYATDETPEYMPYPIALAHKLARRLTEVRKNGTLPYLRPDGKSQVTVEYDENGVPARLDAVVLSTQHDPEVSQEQIHADVKKYIFDEILPADMVDENTKFFINPTGRFVIGGPHGDSGLTGRKIIVDTYGGMARHGGGAFSGKDCTKVDRSAAYAARYAAKNIVAAGLAKKCEIQLSYAIGVAQPTSVMVDTFGTGKLSDHKLVDIIRENFDLRPAGIIKMLDLRRPIYKQTAAYGHFGRNDLDLPWEKLDKVETLKQYL; the protein is encoded by the coding sequence ATGGAACGTTTATTATTTACGTCCGAATCCGTAACTGAAGGACATCCGGATAAGATGTGCGACCAGATCTCCGATGCGATTCTGGACGCACTGATGGAGCAGGACCCGATGAGCCGTGTGGCATGTGAGACCTGCACGACAACAGGACTTGTGATGGTCATGGGAGAGATTACGACCAGCGCCTATGTAGATATTCAGAAGATCGTGAGAGATACCGTAAGAGAAATCGGCTATACACGTGGCAAATTCGGTTTTGACGCGGACAACTGTGGCGTGATCACTGCTATAGATGAGCAGTCCACCGATATCGCCATGGGCGTTGACAAAGCGCTCGAGGCGAAGGAGCATAAGATGTCAGAGGACGAATTGGAAGCAATCGGAGCGGGAGATCAGGGAATGATGTTCGGATATGCGACCGATGAGACACCAGAGTATATGCCGTATCCGATCGCGCTTGCACACAAGCTGGCGAGGAGACTGACCGAAGTGAGAAAGAACGGCACGCTGCCTTACCTTCGCCCGGACGGAAAGAGTCAGGTCACAGTGGAATACGATGAAAATGGAGTTCCGGCACGTCTCGACGCAGTGGTGCTTTCTACACAGCACGATCCGGAGGTTTCACAGGAGCAGATTCATGCGGATGTGAAGAAATATATCTTTGATGAGATCCTTCCGGCGGATATGGTAGATGAGAATACCAAATTCTTCATCAACCCGACAGGACGTTTCGTGATTGGCGGACCGCACGGTGACAGTGGACTTACAGGAAGAAAGATCATCGTGGATACCTACGGCGGAATGGCACGTCACGGCGGCGGAGCATTTTCCGGAAAAGACTGTACGAAGGTGGACCGTTCCGCGGCCTATGCGGCGAGGTATGCGGCGAAGAATATCGTGGCAGCAGGACTTGCCAAAAAATGTGAGATTCAGCTTTCTTACGCCATCGGTGTGGCCCAGCCGACGTCTGTAATGGTGGATACATTTGGAACCGGAAAGCTTTCCGATCATAAGCTGGTAGATATCATTCGTGAGAACTTCGATCTGCGACCGGCAGGTATCATTAAGATGCTGGATCTGCGTCGTCCGATTTATAAGCAGACAGCGGCTTATGGACATTTCGGAAGAAATGACCTCGATCTTCCGTGGGAGAAGCTGGATAAAGTCGAGACATTGAAACAGTATTTATAG
- a CDS encoding UDP-N-acetylglucosamine 1-carboxyvinyltransferase: MEQYIIKGGNPLVGEVEIGGAKNAALAILAAAIMTDETVTIDNLPDVNDINVLLEAIAGIGASVHRVDRHTVRINGGNITDFDIEYDYIKKIRASYYLLGALLGKYRKAEVALPGGCNIGSRPIDQHLKGFRALGAYVDIEHGKIIAEADRLIGKHIYFDVVSVGATINVMMAASMAEGQTILENVAKEPHVVDVANFLNSMGANIRGAGTDVIKIRGVSRFHKTTYSIIPDQIEAGTFMFAAAATRGDVTVTNVIPKHLEATIAKLLEIGCEVEELDDAVRVVSKGDLRNTHVKTLPYPGFPTDMQPQIGVTLALCKGTSTITESIFENRFKYLGELARMGANVKIEGNSATIEGVKRFSGARVSAPDLRAGAALVIAGLAAEGFTFVDDIVYIQRGYERFEEKLRSLGAMIEKVSTDREIQKFKLKVS; this comes from the coding sequence AGAATGCCGCACTCGCGATTCTCGCCGCGGCAATCATGACTGATGAGACTGTAACGATTGATAATCTCCCGGATGTAAACGACATCAATGTACTGCTGGAAGCAATTGCAGGAATCGGTGCCTCCGTACATCGGGTCGACCGGCACACGGTCAGGATCAACGGAGGAAATATTACAGACTTTGATATTGAGTATGACTATATAAAGAAGATCAGGGCTTCTTACTATCTGCTGGGGGCGCTGCTCGGGAAGTACAGGAAAGCGGAGGTGGCTCTTCCGGGAGGCTGTAATATCGGAAGCCGTCCGATTGATCAGCATTTGAAGGGCTTTCGTGCGCTGGGCGCATATGTGGATATTGAGCATGGGAAGATTATTGCGGAGGCGGACCGCCTGATCGGGAAGCATATTTATTTTGACGTGGTGAGTGTCGGTGCGACGATCAATGTCATGATGGCTGCTTCCATGGCGGAAGGGCAGACGATTCTGGAGAATGTGGCGAAGGAGCCGCATGTAGTTGACGTTGCCAATTTCCTGAACAGTATGGGAGCCAATATCCGTGGCGCAGGAACGGACGTGATCAAGATTCGCGGCGTTTCCCGTTTCCATAAGACGACATATTCCATTATTCCGGATCAGATTGAAGCTGGTACGTTCATGTTCGCGGCAGCAGCGACCCGTGGGGATGTGACGGTCACGAACGTTATTCCAAAGCATCTGGAAGCGACGATCGCGAAGCTGTTGGAGATTGGTTGTGAGGTAGAAGAGTTGGATGATGCAGTACGCGTGGTGTCCAAGGGAGATTTGCGCAATACACACGTGAAGACCCTGCCATATCCGGGATTCCCGACAGATATGCAGCCACAGATTGGCGTTACTTTAGCTCTGTGTAAAGGGACAAGTACGATTACGGAAAGTATCTTTGAGAATCGTTTTAAATATTTGGGTGAGCTTGCAAGAATGGGAGCAAATGTCAAGATTGAGGGTAACTCGGCTACGATCGAGGGCGTGAAGAGATTTTCCGGAGCGAGAGTCAGCGCGCCGGATCTGCGTGCCGGAGCAGCGCTTGTCATCGCAGGACTTGCGGCGGAGGGATTTACCTTTGTGGATGATATTGTTTATATCCAGAGGGGATATGAGCGATTCGAGGAGAAGCTCAGAAGCCTGGGGGCTATGATTGAGAAGGTGTCTACGGACCGGGAGATTCAGAAGTTTAAATTAAAAGTCAGCTAG